From the genome of Platichthys flesus chromosome 10, fPlaFle2.1, whole genome shotgun sequence:
AACCTGACATAACATGTTACACCAACTTATGGAGCCCATAGTATCCTCCTCTGAGTAGCGATAGCCAAAATGAATATGCATACGATTTTTCCAAAAAGCATACCTATGTTACTTCAATTATGATCACGATTAACTAGAAATGACACATACCGGATAGACAAGAGCCGCGAGGGTCTGGAACACCAGCCACTGGGGGTAAACCTCCAGGGTGTTCTGGTGTGCTCTTTGGATACAGTTGAACACTGGCTCCTTGTCACTGTACATGGTGGGATACTGCAAAGATCATACATGTTAGAAATGCAGCCATGACACATTTAGAACAGGAACTAAATCAAATAAACCACAGCACAGTGGTTCTTCTTCACATTCCACCGTCAAGATAATTATCTTAAAGTCGAACTTCGCCTACCTTGACGCCGTACTtcttcctgccagccccaaccTTGATTGCTAAATACCCCAGCATCACCCAGCTGTACAGGTAGGTAAATATAGCGTAACCAAAGTTGGAGGGTAACACGGTGAGGACGTCCATGCCTGATCGATGTGCTGTTCGGgtttcagctgcaggagcacacGGTGCTGTGGAGACTTTAACCGCTCTGGCTCAGAGGAGGGAGTCGCCAAGTAAACAAAACTGCAGTTACGTAAAACATCGCGAGATTTCATGCCCCGCGTATTCACGCTTATATCATTCAAAATCCTGTCTTTGTTGTATCCTGTAAACCAGCTGCTTGCTAGACCCACACATTTGACTTGAATCGCTTTTCCTGCCACaacaaacctgagattatttgtcattaatttatttgtttttatgtattcaATGATTTTGTTCATATATCACAATTGACTCACTTAATATTTTAGAAAACAACTATACACATTTTCATTGTATATTCTACCCAAAATAGAACACACAACGATTAAAAAAGCCactaaatttgtattaaatcaGTAAAGccttaaaatgtgttgtatatGGAAGCATCATGTGCAAAGTTTTGTCTTGTCGTTATTGATTGAATTGTATACCATATTTTGTTCATAGGGACAGTTTGATATCACATGGTAATTTAGGGGAAgcttattatattacattacatttcatttagctgacgcttttatccaaagcgaccttaaaataactgcattcaaccatgagagTACAAACTCAGAAAAACAAGACTCCAGAAAGTACCATttctacaaagtgctataagtaagtgtcATTTAGGCTTATATTGTATTATGTTATGTAAGGTTGTATTGTATTCTCTGTGATTCTATtttgttatgttatattatatcgTATTCGCTATGATTCTATTCTGTCATGTTATGCTGTATTTCTCTATTCTATAATGTTATGTTGTGCTGTactatattctattttattcagTTCTGTTTTGTTGTATTATATTGTGTTGTATCTGTTATGTTGTGCTTATTGTATTGTAATCTCTTCTATTTAATGATAAGGGCACACATGTAAGTTTAGGAGAGCTCATATCGTTTTAATAAAGAATCactacttcctcccacagtgaaCGGACTCGCTCTGTTTGCCATGACGACGGTGCGCCGTTCAAAAGGGTCCGACCTTCCCGTGTACCACGTGACTGGAATTTTCCAGAGTCAGTTTAAACTGTGGCCCCGCCTTCTTTACTGCATTGCATGACGACGCCATCAGCTCGAACGTCGACGAAGAGGATCTCCGGAGCCTTTGGACAACATTTCGCTACAACCCAACAAAACAAAGATCAAAACTGCAGATTCCTTCTCGCGGAATTTTTAATCAGTGATTCGTTTATCAAAGCGACGTTCTCTTAACCGTGTTTTTACCGACTACGTCCGAACAAAGGTTTTGATCTTCGACCGGCCTGGTAAGTAGCACTGCggcagctaacgttagcatagCTCTGTTTAACCATTTTAGAGTTATAGTTTAAACTATTTTAATCGCCTATAAAggagttttttaaatataaatgaaagttTCATGTAATTAATAATATACAGAGCGACAGATATAAATTACGATGTTATTTGTTTTGCTATAGCAGGCGGTAGCTTGTGCTAGTCGAGGCTATTTTAGCTTGAGTCAGACTGGAAATTTCCAGTCTGTGCAGTCACGTGTCTCTACTTCGCTCGCTAGGGGCAGCATTGAGATATCAGCTGTTATGTAACAGTTATagcccctcccacacacacacacgcatgcaggcTGGTATTACTTAAGGATTAAATCTAACTGAAactgttattgtattttttcatacaatgacattttttatgtCTTATTTCAGCTTGTTGCAGAATACAGAACAATGGCGAAGGGAGAAGGCTCACACTCAGAAATGGCCACCGCTCGTCAGAGTGACGGCATCAGTGTCATCTTCGACCACAAAAGCCCTGCTTCGTCTCGTTCACGCTCCCGAAGCAGCGGGGACTCTCCTGGCCACCACAGGGTGCGCAGCAGCCATAAGACACGTCAAAGGTCGTCATCATCTTCTTCAGTGTCATCCTCATCCAGCTGCAAGTTGTCATCCCGCCCCAGGTCCCGCTCTCATCCTCGCTGCCACAGATGTTCCTCCCGCTGTCGCTGCGACAGCCGCCCCAGACATGGCCGTCATAGAGGCTCCCTGCCACGCCACATCAGAGCCGACTCTAAATCTTACAAGCCGTCATCCTCGCAGGACAGGTACTCTAGTAGAAGTAATTACAGGTCCCATTCCAAGTCTACTAGCCACAGGCATAGAAACAGGAAAACTGAGGGCCAGGATAGAAATAAAATTTCCAGATCCCCAGACAGAAGCCACAGGAACCAATCCAGAACTTCAAGACACTCTGTCAGTCAGACTATGGATGGTAAGTTTAGATGGAGAAATTGCCCTTTAAagtgaaaccattttttttactgtctaTTGTTTTCAAGTGATTCAATTCTCTCTCAATACTTCTATGTTGCCCAGATAAGAGGGAACTCAGCACTGAAAAGACCAACACAATGCAGATCCTCGCAGTGGAGAAGGCAGATCTTCCAGAAAGTGTGAAACCAGACCTGTCAGAGCAGTTGGTGGAGTCCGAAGAATCATCAGATTCAGAAACTTGGGTGAGACAACACCCCAAAAAGACTGTGTCCCAGGTGGGTGCCAGAAAGTGAATGTAGTCTTCATAGTGACCACATCACACGCTATAGAAGCAGCATTGTCACAGATTCCAAACAGTTTTACAAATAGTTTCTATCAACTTGGACTGAATGTAAGTACAAATCAAGTGGTCTGGACAATTGAGGGTAGTTAATCATCTTTTAACCACTTGTTCATAATGGTGTAGTGACCACGTATTACATTTTTAGATCTAGAcgagaaaaacatttttgcaCCATTTTATCAAAGTTGCTACTGACTTGTAGTTGGTCAAACACCGTGTAACATACATGTCTATTGATAATCATTAGTTCTGTGCTGTGTTGAATTCCTGTCTTGTGTTGACCTTTGGACCTGAGGGAACACACATACTCTCTCTGTATTTATTCCTGTCTTCATAGATAACATGACAGTGGTCTCCTTCACTCATCGGCACCTGGGATTAAAAGGCTGTCATGTGACTTGGGTGAAGACTAATTGTGTTTGCCTGAAAGGTTAAATTGATAATTCTTGTGATGTTGGTCTGCAAAGAAACCCACACATATCTGTAAATATGCTCACATTTTGACACAATGCTAATCACACACATTGATACCTGAATGTTTTACACAAACTTCTTGAAATTTTGATGACACTTTAAACACTTCATATAGAAAAGCAATATCAATTCTGACATTACAAATGTATAAATGCTTGCCGTTGAAATGGGTCATTGTTATTTAGCAGACTCCTCCTCTCACTGATGGAGCGCAGGCGCGTGGACTGCGTTATAGTGACTATTCCTGTCAAGAGAGctaaaacagaagaagaactcCTCTCCGTATGCCAAAGATAAGTTGGTACACGAGGCGTGTGCTGAGGGGCTGGGAAACCTGCGTCACCATCATTCTGCCACTCTAGTCAGAGAAGACATCCTTTTTACTTGTTCTTTTTGTATGcaatgttttagtttttgtctttCAAGGTCTGTTATCGAAGCATTCATTCGATGTTTGAGTTTAATCTTTGACAGCAGTTGGGGGGTTGTGCATGATAGCTGCAGTTTGTTGAAGCTAATGCTTATCTATGCGATAGTAGTGCTTTAAAATATAAGTAATATCATTTTTAACCCATCTGTAAATAGACCTCACAAACTGTCAAAGCTCACTCCATTAGATTTGCCTACATCTAACTAGGTGTatctttcttgtctttttgaaacagagcagtgatgaagagcCTGATGACATTTCCAACCCAAAGCTGTCCCCTTTAAGAAAAAGCATCTCTTTCAGCATTAATGTAAGTTATAATAATTTTATCTTGTCCATGTTTTTACTGATCTATTATAGATATAGTTCATATTCAAGACCATATTCTGTTAACATCACCCTCAACATATGATgatgtattgatttttttttttctttatcttcttaAGAATTCTGTGGCCaaaccaacagcagcagctctatCCTGTGCTAAGGTGACTCCCAGAGTCGACAGCTATGAAAGCAGGAAGCCCTACGGCCACTGGATTCCAGTCAGAGCGGGCAAATTCACCAAAGcaagcaaacacaaactcactaAGTCGCACTAGTGTGACAAGATTATATGGACCctgtaaatactgtaaatgtgttGTACATACGCTCATTTCATCGTCGACTTTTTTTCAGATGAGTTAAATGGGAAGAAGTGAGGAGTACGGTACAGGTGGGATTATCTTTTGCCCTTTGTCGTGTATTAAGCTGTGAACAGACTTAATAAAGATGTGTATTTGATCATAAAAtactgatttgtcttttttttttataaccaaAGAGTGTCTGCGTAGAAgtaaggttttatttttaactggtTCACTGTAGAGGGGTATGTTTTTCAGAAATATTTGTATGATAAAAGTAATTTCAAGGTTAATCATACAGAATATTACTTTTATATGTAACTTGTAAAACGCGGTGCATACAGATGTTttagactgatatttaaaaattaGTTGTGGTGGGATATGCCTGTATTAAgttgaaaatataaacatgacatGGGTTAGTTATTAGTTTGAGTACACACAAAGAGTTGGTAGTGAGGAACTAGGTGGCACAAATGCCTAAtttcaaaaatataaagtaaattaGCATTCTGTAGGTTTACCCTATTTTATAATTTAAGCGCATTGTATGTTAAGATTGATTATGCAGGATTTGGGTTAATCGGGTGTGGAAAAATAATGCAAGTTAGTTGCATTTCCAATGATGACCACATGGAGTCAGTGTCTGCCCCAGTGTTTCTACTAAAAGGGATGGTGGTACAgttaatgttttaatatatctaaatatatacatacagtaatGCCTCCATCTATTCCACAGTTAGCAAGCTCCTACATGATTGGCTGTTCATTTTAATCAGATTTTACGATGAACCCGTTTCACAGACATCAATCGCTGCATCAGTCTCAGGACTCTGGTTCCGAGTGTGATTGTTTCCTGTCATGTGACAACTATGTTCTGTTAACAGAACCATTGTTAATGTTAGTACCACCTGTACTTTCCAACTATGACAAGTGAAAAAAACTCAACAattaatcaaacattttcatgggaaaacattttgtctctttttgtctgATGGGATGATCTCCAACCATCCATCAGCGTCACTGATACATGTCTGCTTATGCAGGACTCCAACATGTTCCATCTTGGGTAACCTGATAAAATCTTCTGTTGTGGCTGCTGTGCTTCTTACATTAAAGCTTGTGTGTATTAAGCGTGACAAGTTTTTGGCATTTGTTGGAAACGCTGGTGAATTATTGCAAGAAGGTTACATATCTGTCGGGTTTAGATAACCATCTCCTGAGTAAGTAATACGTTTTCGATGCTTATGAGATTTGAAAGGCTGATATATGGATGCATGTCAAAATCTGTTGTcataataaaatcacatttttttgaATATCTTTACTGCCAGACTCCGCGTCTCCTGCTGTAAACCGACCTGTTAATTCTGATTCATTACCGAGATTAGGATGCAAATGCATTTACAGTATATTCAATTGTATTTTTTGAGTTTTACCAAGCGAATAAGACAAGACACGTCTGTCAAATTATTCTTGTATGACTCATGAATATGtagtttatgtttatttctttttagattttttgCATGATTTGGTGCCACTCACTTTTGTGCCTGTAGGAAAACTTGCTTATTGGGCCTAAAACAAAGCCCTTTCACTTTAGAGGGAACACTTAACTGGCAGTTGGCCTTGAAAGAATCAAAGGTGTCAGACTATCTGAGACACAGTGGTGAATTAGTGCTCTGCTTTTACTTACAAAATTCCCAGCCAACATCCTCCGGTGAATCAgataaaaaggacaaaaatatCCCAACCATAAACCAGAACACTTAATCCAGAcccccatgcccccccccccccccccccaacagatCTGGAGCAGAGTCACATGTGAAAAGACCTCCCCGAAACTTTcatcagcaaaaacaaactgtgtgtgcCAGGAAACGTCCCATAAATTCACTCTGAGAGGTGACTAATCAAGGTAAAATATAACTATTGGAGTGGAGCCCGGAGTGTTTGATTCATTTCCATGCTAGTTTGACTTTCACTGACACAAACCTGTCACTGTTTGTCCAGTAGAGGGTGCAAAGCCACCATGCTCCGACACTGGCAAACTCGCATGGGAACCTGTTTTCATGTCTTATCTCGTCTCCAGTCACAAGACTTTCCTGCTCATGTCACAGCTTCGGGGCAAGTTGGTTAAACTTGAGATGTGGGTGATAATGAATAAATTGAATTGCTCAATTGTTGCTCCCTATCTTCTGTGCGGGCACCTATACTAAGAAGATTCTTTTGGCTGGCATCTGGCTGCTAAACATGCCCCCAGGGCGCGATGGTAGTTCATTCTCACGCTCAAAATGTCTCTTGTCATGAGACCACACGCATGAGAAACCCACAGTTAAACCAAAAAGTGTGCAAGATAACTGGATAATTGCAAgtggtttatttaaaaacaaggataggaacatgcacatgtgttgtttAAACCTCTAATACTGTACAAAGGAACACCAAACATTACATATCATAGCGATGACTGAATTGTCTTCCAGTTTAAAAGATGTTTGAGACAACACGCCGTCTCTTTAGCaagtacagagaagaaaaagaaaaaagggaaccAGCGAACATCTTCTCAGGTGACTAGACAGCCGTGCCTCTCTCCAAGTTTTGTTTGATCTCCGCTGTGTATTTGCCGTAGAAACGCTCCGCCTTCTTGTTGAACTTGGCGTTCCTCTCGTTGATGTAGTCGATGTCTGCGTCGTCGTTGTACGCCCTGCGCCGGCTGTACTTGGCCCGCTTCTCGATCCTGACAATCACAAATAAAAGTGGCTTAGAGAGGATTTCACAAACCAGTATGACCGCTCACCATGAAACATTCAGTAACATAATTGTCTACAGGCAATAATTTGGCTGTGTGCGTTGAAATTTGGCTGACGAGAGTGGTGATGGAAAacgaaacgcacacacacacacacacacacactcgagaGGAAAATACAGTCAAT
Proteins encoded in this window:
- the rsrp1 gene encoding arginine/serine-rich protein 1 isoform X2, translated to MAKGEGSHSEMATARQSDGISVIFDHKSPASSRSRSRSSGDSPGHHRVRSSHKTRQRSSSSSSVSSSSSCKLSSRPRSRSHPRCHRCSSRCRCDSRPRHGRHRGSLPRHIRADSKSYKPSSSQDRYSSRSNYRSHSKSTSHRHRNRKTEGQDRNKISRSPDRSHRNQSRTSRHSVSQTMDDKRELSTEKTNTMQILAVEKADLPESVKPDLSEQLVESEESSDSETWSSDEEPDDISNPKLSPLRKSISFSINNSVAKPTAAALSCAKVTPRVDSYESRKPYGHWIPVRAGKFTKASKHKLTKSH
- the mgst3b gene encoding microsomal glutathione S-transferase 3b; the protein is MDVLTVLPSNFGYAIFTYLYSWVMLGYLAIKVGAGRKKYGVKYPTMYSDKEPVFNCIQRAHQNTLEVYPQWLVFQTLAALVYPLSASVLGAIWVTSRLSYAWGYYTGDPSKRMNGAYGYIGYFGVIFLSISVALQLLGLF
- the rsrp1 gene encoding arginine/serine-rich protein 1 isoform X1, which produces MAKGEGSHSEMATARQSDGISVIFDHKSPASSRSRSRSSGDSPGHHRVRSSHKTRQRSSSSSSVSSSSSCKLSSRPRSRSHPRCHRCSSRCRCDSRPRHGRHRGSLPRHIRADSKSYKPSSSQDRYSSRSNYRSHSKSTSHRHRNRKTEGQDRNKISRSPDRSHRNQSRTSRHSVSQTMDDKRELSTEKTNTMQILAVEKADLPESVKPDLSEQLVESEESSDSETWVRQHPKKTVSQSSDEEPDDISNPKLSPLRKSISFSINNSVAKPTAAALSCAKVTPRVDSYESRKPYGHWIPVRAGKFTKASKHKLTKSH